A single Vigna radiata var. radiata cultivar VC1973A chromosome 8, Vradiata_ver6, whole genome shotgun sequence DNA region contains:
- the LOC106770603 gene encoding putative glycine-rich cell wall structural protein 1, translated as MASSKVLGVAFFALFILDLAFAARAPERAPVGGGGGGGGGGGGRNGGSGLGFGSGIGGGRNGGGGGGGGGGGGSGGSGGGSGGGWGSGVGSGRGGQGGGGGGGGGGGGGGSNGGSGGGSGWGWGGGGGGHKKSPSPSQ; from the coding sequence ATGGCAAGCTCTAAGGTCTTAGGGGTtgctttctttgctttgttcatTCTCGACCTTGCATTTGCTGCCAGGGCCCCAGAAAGGGCTCCTGTCGGAGGAGGTGGGGGTGGCGGAGGAGGGGGTGGCGGTAGAAATGGTGGTTCTGGGTTAGGGTTTGGCTCCGGTATTGGTGGCGGTAGGAatggtggtggaggtggaggaggtggtggaggtggaggtTCCGGTGGTTCTGGTGGAGGAAGTGGTGGAGGATGGGGTTCCGGTGTAGGAAGTGGAAGAGGAGGACaaggtggaggtggaggtggcggtggtggtggaggtggcgGAGGTAGTAATGGAGGTTCTGGAGGTGGGTCAGGTTGGGGTTGGGGTGGGGGTGGAGGAGGACATAAAAAGTCCCCTTCCCCTTCACAATAA